In Pseudodesulfovibrio hydrargyri, a single window of DNA contains:
- a CDS encoding manganese-dependent inorganic pyrophosphatase has product MAILVVGHKNPDTDTVASALGAADLYSKRGMEAKAVTQGEIAPETAFVLEKFGFAAPEIVTDATDKQIILVDHTDISQTIDNLDKGELLAVVDHHKLGDITTAGPLEMWVWPVGCSATVLKSMYDFYNVEIPANIAGILLCAILSDTVMFKSVTCTDADKAAVEALAKIAGVSDVMALGMEMFKVKSAVDGAPASELVFRDYKDFDMSGNKVGIGQLEVVDLSMLDAHKDALQAEIEKVKADGRHSVFLLLTDIMKEGSEMLIASDDPSVVEKAFGIATKGEPVWLDGVMSRKKQVAPNFIKAFEG; this is encoded by the coding sequence ATGGCTATTTTGGTTGTTGGACACAAGAACCCCGATACCGACACCGTCGCTTCCGCGCTCGGTGCCGCCGATCTGTACAGCAAACGTGGTATGGAAGCCAAGGCCGTGACTCAGGGCGAGATCGCCCCGGAGACCGCCTTTGTGCTCGAGAAGTTCGGCTTCGCCGCTCCCGAGATCGTCACCGACGCCACCGACAAGCAGATCATCCTGGTCGACCACACCGACATTTCCCAGACCATCGACAACCTGGACAAGGGTGAGCTCCTTGCCGTCGTCGACCACCACAAGCTGGGCGACATCACCACCGCCGGTCCGCTGGAAATGTGGGTCTGGCCCGTGGGCTGTTCCGCCACCGTGTTGAAGTCCATGTACGACTTCTACAACGTGGAGATCCCGGCCAACATCGCCGGTATCCTGCTGTGCGCCATCCTGAGCGACACCGTCATGTTCAAGTCCGTCACCTGTACCGACGCCGACAAGGCCGCCGTCGAAGCCCTGGCCAAGATCGCCGGCGTGAGCGACGTCATGGCCCTGGGCATGGAGATGTTCAAGGTCAAGTCCGCCGTTGACGGCGCTCCCGCCAGCGAGCTGGTCTTCCGCGACTACAAGGACTTCGACATGTCCGGCAACAAGGTCGGCATCGGCCAGCTGGAAGTGGTTGACCTGTCCATGCTTGACGCCCACAAGGACGCCCTGCAGGCCGAGATCGAGAAGGTCAAGGCCGACGGCCGCCACTCCGTCTTCCTGCTCCTGACCGACATCATGAAGGAAGGCTCCGAGATGCTCATCGCCTCCGACGATCCTTCCGTCGTCGAGAAGGCCTTCGGCATCGCCACCAAGGGCGAGCCCGTCTGGCTTGACGGCGTCATGAGCCGCAAGAAGCAGGTCGCCCCCAACTTCATCAAGGCCTTCGAAGGCTAA
- the rapZ gene encoding RNase adapter RapZ: MTSTNPFPVVIVTGLSGSGKSTALKVFEDLGFFCIDGLPSEMSAKLADLILSFDTKYRGLALGMDLRQFEFVDGWSKAQEGFAQLGITPQVLFLEAKMAELVRRYATTRRPHPLESRNLGLEQALEMEKKLLEPVRLGAVLVLDTTDYSIHDLRRVIQTKWSSLKDVSKGMRVHIITFGFKYGVPSEADLVFDLRFLPNPYFDKSLRPLSGQDKAVADYVLGNPTGEGFIKRFHEFLLYILPLYAEEGRYRITLALGCTGGRHRSVSVAESVLATLKEKGYTVSIEHRHMELG, encoded by the coding sequence GTGACCTCGACCAACCCCTTCCCGGTGGTGATCGTCACCGGACTCTCCGGCTCGGGCAAGAGCACCGCGCTCAAGGTCTTCGAGGACCTGGGGTTCTTCTGCATCGACGGGCTCCCGTCCGAGATGTCGGCCAAGCTGGCCGACCTCATCCTCTCGTTCGACACCAAATACCGCGGTCTGGCGCTCGGCATGGACCTGCGCCAGTTCGAGTTCGTGGACGGCTGGAGCAAGGCGCAGGAAGGGTTCGCTCAACTCGGCATCACCCCTCAGGTCCTGTTTCTCGAGGCCAAGATGGCCGAGCTGGTCCGCCGCTACGCCACCACCCGCCGCCCGCATCCGCTGGAATCACGCAACCTGGGCCTCGAGCAGGCCCTGGAGATGGAAAAGAAGCTTCTGGAGCCGGTGCGCCTCGGAGCCGTTCTGGTCCTGGACACCACGGATTATTCCATCCACGACCTGCGCCGGGTCATCCAGACCAAGTGGTCGTCCCTCAAGGACGTGAGCAAGGGCATGCGGGTGCACATCATCACCTTCGGCTTCAAATACGGCGTGCCGTCCGAGGCCGATCTGGTCTTCGACCTGCGCTTTCTGCCCAACCCCTATTTCGACAAGTCCCTGCGCCCCCTGTCCGGCCAGGACAAGGCGGTCGCCGACTACGTCCTGGGCAACCCCACGGGCGAGGGGTTCATTAAGCGGTTCCATGAATTTCTGCTTTACATCCTGCCGCTTTATGCCGAGGAAGGGCGTTATCGGATCACCCTGGCCCTGGGCTGCACCGGCGGCCGCCACCGGTCGGTTTCCGTGGCCGAGTCGGTACTGGCAACCCTGAAGGAAAAAGGGTATACTGTTTCGATCGAACATCGACACATGGAACTCGGTTAG
- a CDS encoding MinD/ParA family protein, whose amino-acid sequence MNQNTTLSLSIMSGKGGVGKTNIVLNLGYALHAMDITSMLMDCDLGLANLDVLLGISPDRNLHDLLQTGVDAEDVLVSIEDGFDMLPATSGVPELVEMDEDLQDILFKKLINIAGEYDFLMLDLGAGISHTVLSLAALTQLRVVVVTPEPTSLTDSYAMIKVLTTQHDIKDFLVLVNQATSAKEANQTFDRLNAACMNFLNIELRNLGFVHQDRTLVESVRRQTPLMKFAPQATASKDIVGIAKKLIRYREDNRERIAGRPILKDFPSE is encoded by the coding sequence ATGAATCAGAACACTACACTCAGTCTCTCAATCATGAGCGGAAAAGGCGGGGTCGGCAAGACCAACATCGTGCTCAACCTGGGCTACGCCCTGCACGCCATGGACATCACGTCCATGCTCATGGATTGCGACCTCGGGCTGGCCAACCTCGACGTCCTGCTCGGCATCTCTCCGGACCGCAACCTGCACGACCTGCTGCAGACCGGCGTTGACGCCGAGGACGTGCTCGTGTCCATCGAGGACGGCTTCGACATGCTCCCGGCCACCAGCGGCGTCCCCGAACTGGTGGAGATGGACGAGGACCTGCAGGATATCCTGTTCAAGAAGCTCATCAACATCGCGGGCGAGTACGACTTCCTCATGCTCGATCTCGGAGCGGGCATCAGCCACACGGTCCTGTCCCTGGCCGCCCTGACCCAACTGCGCGTGGTGGTGGTCACTCCTGAGCCCACCTCCCTGACCGACAGCTACGCCATGATCAAGGTCCTGACCACCCAACACGACATCAAGGACTTCCTGGTCCTGGTCAACCAGGCCACCAGCGCCAAGGAGGCCAACCAGACCTTTGACCGGCTCAACGCCGCGTGCATGAATTTCCTGAACATAGAACTGCGCAACCTGGGCTTCGTGCACCAGGACCGCACCCTGGTCGAGTCGGTTCGCCGACAGACCCCGCTCATGAAATTCGCCCCGCAGGCCACGGCCAGCAAGGATATAGTCGGTATTGCCAAGAAGCTCATCCGGTACCGCGAGGACAACCGGGAGCGTATCGCGGGCCGCCCCATTCTGAAGGATTTTCCATCGGAATGA
- a CDS encoding GGDEF domain-containing protein, giving the protein MPTDKKIKFPENELASELCTLQEELCEYSKGSGENLDQAVWVFRLIQGVSCEEWESIAARRDLGQWLTLPINGDTYPQLKRFQETLERLAYQTDHDPLTGLANRRAFDRILDIEIERSKRARTPLSLAIFDLDDFKRVNDTYGHQKGDEVLSTFARHLKATTRRYDLAARFGGEEFSLIMAGSGLVKAQRLLSRLLNEFRQLEFTTPDGDGTFHVTCSVGLTCYKGSVNITDKELIELADGALYEAKAAGKDQVKVSRLAFADNVPNETLVHANEKQFLFGGK; this is encoded by the coding sequence ATGCCCACGGACAAAAAAATTAAATTCCCCGAGAACGAACTCGCCTCGGAACTTTGCACCCTCCAGGAGGAGCTGTGCGAATATTCCAAGGGGAGCGGTGAAAATCTCGACCAGGCGGTCTGGGTTTTTCGGCTCATCCAGGGGGTCAGCTGTGAGGAATGGGAGTCCATCGCCGCCAGGCGTGACCTCGGCCAATGGCTCACCCTGCCCATCAACGGCGACACCTACCCGCAATTGAAACGGTTCCAGGAGACCCTGGAGCGGCTGGCCTACCAGACAGACCACGACCCGCTCACGGGGCTGGCCAATAGGCGTGCCTTCGACCGCATCCTGGACATCGAGATCGAACGGTCCAAGCGCGCCCGCACCCCGCTTTCCCTGGCCATCTTCGACCTGGACGACTTCAAGCGGGTCAACGACACCTACGGTCACCAGAAGGGAGACGAGGTCCTGAGCACCTTTGCCCGGCACCTCAAGGCGACCACCCGGCGCTACGACCTGGCGGCCCGCTTCGGCGGCGAGGAGTTCTCCCTGATCATGGCCGGGTCCGGCCTGGTCAAGGCGCAGCGGCTCTTGAGCCGCCTGCTCAACGAATTCAGACAGCTCGAATTTACCACCCCTGACGGGGACGGGACTTTTCACGTCACCTGTTCCGTCGGCCTCACCTGCTACAAGGGGAGCGTGAACATCACGGACAAGGAACTGATCGAACTGGCCGACGGCGCGCTCTATGAAGCCAAGGCCGCAGGCAAGGACCAGGTCAAGGTCTCCAGGCTCGCGTTCGCGGACAACGTCCCCAACGAGACCCTGGTGCACGCCAACGAAAAGCAGTTCCTGTTCGGCGGGAAATAA
- a CDS encoding PEP-CTERM sorting domain-containing protein: MQKILLSLAICLLLIPNMANASVFTFDDDSELSSWYPDRTAPDQFETTPDGRLVIGIAPPVPSQEFYQTKEKTDIGTPATGKMIIGDLFVDAAWHDMRAGLWGTSSVGGVTGWPIISWHNLTDSYGFHVWDLNHWVAVGQDLTDEDAWYSLGMAITGSAIDYYINNSLVYSSSLFLPTTIDEIILNTKTSFAQEYTVLWDNVGVVDAPTPTPEPSTFLLLGVGLAGLLSVGRKKFANK; this comes from the coding sequence ATGCAAAAAATTCTGTTGTCTCTTGCCATCTGCCTGCTGTTGATTCCCAACATGGCCAACGCCAGCGTTTTTACCTTTGATGATGACTCCGAACTCTCGTCATGGTACCCCGACCGTACCGCTCCCGACCAGTTCGAGACCACTCCGGACGGCCGTCTCGTCATCGGTATCGCGCCTCCCGTGCCCAGCCAGGAATTCTATCAGACCAAAGAAAAGACGGACATCGGCACGCCCGCCACGGGCAAGATGATCATCGGCGACCTGTTTGTCGACGCCGCTTGGCATGACATGCGCGCGGGACTGTGGGGAACCTCGAGCGTCGGCGGTGTGACCGGCTGGCCGATCATCAGTTGGCACAATCTGACCGACAGCTACGGATTTCATGTCTGGGATCTGAATCATTGGGTCGCGGTCGGCCAGGATTTAACGGACGAAGACGCTTGGTATTCACTGGGAATGGCCATCACCGGCAGCGCCATCGACTACTACATCAACAATTCGCTGGTATACAGCTCCTCTCTTTTCCTTCCCACGACGATCGATGAGATCATCTTGAACACCAAAACATCCTTCGCTCAGGAATATACGGTGTTATGGGACAATGTCGGCGTGGTCGACGCGCCGACGCCCACTCCCGAGCCGTCCACGTTCCTCCTGCTCGGTGTTGGACTCGCCGGTCTGCTGTCTGTCGGAAGAAAAAAGTTCGCCAATAAGTAA
- a CDS encoding UshA-like (seleno)protein family 2: MRRLTYCLFLATLILVCGDARAQGSVLTILYSANTYGAVRPCPTUGGKTLGGVARRATYFMDVQQNDAPRLLVSGGWEFFRPNGNPGLTRTMVALSKAFNEMHYDVGLLTAREAEKLAGDDVPRWPWQKTAEEEPFTVREVAGGRKVGFLRYPSLPADADGPSKALIAKLSKEIKAYRGKVDLLIGLCDWGWVAESDYLKSNPAQVPDMLLGSGGGSGINGRIQADGRCLWVRPYDKGRSLAQVNVLQWPKRENSFAWEEAKNYTSASIGMNDTIVDNPEIDAFFQ, encoded by the coding sequence ATGCGACGACTCACATATTGCCTGTTTCTGGCAACGTTGATCCTTGTGTGCGGCGATGCCCGGGCGCAGGGTTCTGTTTTGACCATCCTTTACTCGGCAAATACGTATGGCGCGGTGCGGCCATGCCCTACCTGAGGCGGCAAGACCCTCGGAGGGGTGGCCCGTCGGGCCACGTATTTTATGGACGTTCAACAAAACGACGCCCCCAGGCTGCTGGTTTCCGGCGGCTGGGAATTTTTCCGGCCCAACGGCAATCCGGGACTGACCAGAACCATGGTCGCCCTGAGCAAGGCGTTCAACGAAATGCACTACGACGTGGGGCTGCTCACTGCCCGGGAGGCCGAGAAGCTTGCCGGGGACGACGTGCCCCGCTGGCCGTGGCAGAAGACGGCCGAGGAAGAGCCGTTCACCGTGCGGGAGGTGGCCGGTGGCCGCAAGGTCGGCTTCCTGCGCTACCCGTCCCTGCCCGCGGACGCCGATGGGCCGTCCAAGGCCCTGATCGCCAAGCTCTCCAAGGAGATCAAGGCGTACCGGGGCAAGGTGGACCTGCTCATCGGTCTGTGTGACTGGGGCTGGGTGGCCGAGAGCGACTACCTCAAGTCGAACCCGGCCCAGGTCCCGGACATGCTTTTGGGTAGCGGAGGCGGATCCGGCATCAACGGGCGCATCCAGGCCGACGGCCGCTGCCTCTGGGTCAGGCCTTACGACAAGGGCCGCAGCCTGGCCCAGGTAAACGTCCTGCAATGGCCCAAAAGAGAAAATTCATTTGCCTGGGAAGAAGCGAAGAATTATACATCGGCTTCCATAGGTATGAACGACACGATTGTGGACAATCCGGAAATCGATGCTTTTTTTCAATAA
- the dapA gene encoding 4-hydroxy-tetrahydrodipicolinate synthase, with translation MELRGAFTALSTPFKDGEVDESTYRDFIEWQIEQGIDGLVPCGTTGEAATMSHEEQGRVIKICVEQTKGRVPVIAGAGSNSTKEAIELTKMAKDAGADATLQITPYYNKPTPGGLVAHFKAIAQAAPLPMVIYNVPGRTGLNCLPSTLKMIKDAVPEAIAVKEATGNLCQGAEVVELCGRDFMLLSGDDFTALPLLAVGGVGVISVISNIMPKAMSSMCHAFFAKDHEKALELSLKMAPVNRAMFMETNPIPVKSSLAMMGIFKDAQFRLPIVPLQDENKPKLEAVLKTAGLL, from the coding sequence ATGGAATTACGAGGAGCTTTCACCGCTCTCTCGACGCCCTTCAAGGATGGCGAGGTCGACGAATCGACCTATCGCGATTTCATTGAATGGCAGATCGAGCAGGGTATTGACGGCCTGGTGCCCTGCGGCACCACCGGCGAAGCGGCGACCATGTCCCACGAGGAACAGGGACGGGTCATCAAGATCTGCGTCGAGCAGACCAAAGGCCGCGTGCCGGTCATTGCCGGGGCCGGGTCCAACTCCACCAAGGAAGCCATCGAGTTGACCAAGATGGCCAAGGACGCCGGGGCCGACGCCACCCTGCAGATCACGCCCTACTACAACAAACCCACGCCCGGCGGCCTGGTGGCCCACTTCAAGGCCATCGCCCAGGCGGCCCCCCTTCCCATGGTCATATACAACGTGCCCGGGCGGACCGGCCTGAACTGCCTGCCGTCCACGCTGAAGATGATCAAGGACGCCGTGCCCGAAGCGATCGCGGTCAAGGAAGCCACCGGCAACCTGTGCCAGGGCGCCGAAGTTGTGGAGCTTTGCGGCCGGGATTTCATGCTTCTGTCCGGCGACGATTTCACCGCCCTGCCCTTGCTGGCTGTGGGCGGCGTCGGCGTCATCTCGGTCATTTCCAACATTATGCCCAAGGCCATGAGCTCCATGTGCCACGCCTTTTTCGCCAAGGACCATGAAAAGGCGCTCGAACTGAGCCTCAAAATGGCCCCGGTCAACCGGGCCATGTTCATGGAAACCAACCCCATCCCGGTCAAGTCCTCCCTGGCCATGATGGGCATTTTCAAGGACGCCCAGTTCCGACTGCCCATCGTCCCTCTGCAGGACGAAAACAAACCCAAACTGGAAGCCGTGCTGAAAACCGCCGGTCTTTTGTGA
- a CDS encoding PTS sugar transporter subunit IIB, with the protein MTLVRIDNRLIHGQIIETWLPYTGAKNVVVANDELAHDILQQEIMSLAIPQAVKSSFVTVEEVPAIMSRLFSAPGDHDSIILFSSCADARRAFDSGFDFHVLNIGNVHYSPGKRQVSPSVALSDEDETCLRHLNRKGVELDFRCVPNDPVQVRF; encoded by the coding sequence GTGACTCTCGTTCGTATCGACAACCGCTTGATTCACGGCCAGATCATCGAGACGTGGCTGCCATACACCGGAGCCAAGAACGTCGTGGTGGCCAACGACGAGCTGGCCCACGACATCCTCCAACAGGAAATCATGTCCCTGGCCATCCCACAGGCCGTGAAGAGCTCCTTCGTCACCGTGGAAGAGGTGCCCGCGATCATGTCCCGGCTCTTCTCAGCGCCCGGAGACCATGACTCCATCATCCTCTTTTCCAGTTGTGCCGATGCCCGTCGCGCCTTTGATTCCGGGTTCGATTTCCATGTCCTGAACATAGGCAACGTCCACTACAGCCCGGGCAAACGCCAGGTCTCCCCGAGCGTGGCCCTGTCCGACGAGGACGAGACCTGTCTGCGCCACCTGAACCGCAAGGGCGTGGAACTGGACTTCCGGTGCGTACCCAACGATCCCGTGCAGGTGAGGTTCTAG
- a CDS encoding PTS sugar transporter subunit IIA → MKLSDYLAKELILPELESATKSDVLNELVAPLGVQYPEMDTDHAVRVLLDRERLGSTGIGDGIAIPHGKLEDLEKVIVVVGRSRKGVEFEALDHAPCTIFFLVLAPEQVAGMHLRVLAQISRLLKDEEFRKAFLSADDLEGLWALLKSV, encoded by the coding sequence ATGAAACTCAGTGATTACCTGGCGAAGGAGCTGATCCTTCCCGAACTCGAGTCCGCAACCAAGTCGGACGTATTGAATGAACTCGTCGCCCCCCTGGGCGTACAATATCCAGAGATGGACACGGACCATGCGGTCCGTGTCCTTCTCGATCGTGAACGGCTCGGTTCCACCGGCATCGGAGACGGCATCGCCATCCCTCACGGCAAGCTTGAGGACCTGGAAAAGGTCATCGTGGTCGTGGGCCGCAGCCGCAAGGGCGTGGAATTCGAAGCGCTGGACCACGCCCCGTGCACCATCTTTTTCCTGGTGCTCGCCCCGGAACAGGTGGCGGGCATGCATCTGCGCGTCCTGGCCCAGATCTCCCGCCTGCTCAAGGACGAGGAATTCCGCAAGGCGTTCCTGTCGGCCGATGACCTTGAGGGCCTCTGGGCCCTGCTCAAAAGCGTGTAA
- the prfB gene encoding peptide chain release factor 2 (programmed frameshift), giving the protein MLEYNELKAASSDLIEQYESLWGRLDYAETKTRLDEIEKELSKPGAWDNPEALTPMLKEKSQLSTKLEMYDNLSEAREDLDAWLELAHEAPEEESLSALNAQVDLLRERLAGTELATMFAFEHDKGNAILEIHPGAGGVESQDWAEMLLRMYNRYAERKGFKVTQLDYQAGDEAGVKSVTLQIEGLFAYGLLKGETGVHRLIRISPFDSSGRRHTSFASVDVYPDMDDDIEIEVRDEDLRIDTFRSSGPGGQSVNKTSSAVRITHIPTGIVAQCQNEKSQHRNKATALRLVKARLYERELKKIEESRRQDYQAKEAIAWGSQIRTYTLQPYRLVKDHRSNSESGNVDAFLDGDLDGMIRNYLLFIHAHGQKN; this is encoded by the exons ATGTTGGAATACAACGAACTGAAAGCCGCCTCATCGGACCTGATCGAGCAATACGAATCCCTCTGGGGGCGTCTT GACTACGCCGAGACCAAGACGCGCCTCGACGAGATAGAGAAGGAACTCTCCAAGCCGGGAGCCTGGGACAATCCCGAGGCCCTGACCCCCATGCTCAAAGAAAAGAGCCAGCTCTCCACCAAGCTCGAGATGTACGACAATCTGTCCGAGGCCCGCGAGGACCTGGACGCCTGGCTGGAACTGGCCCACGAGGCACCCGAGGAGGAATCCCTGTCCGCTCTGAACGCGCAGGTTGACCTGCTCCGCGAGCGGCTGGCCGGGACCGAGCTGGCGACCATGTTCGCCTTTGAGCACGACAAGGGCAACGCCATCCTCGAAATCCACCCCGGGGCGGGCGGCGTCGAGTCCCAGGACTGGGCCGAGATGCTCCTGCGCATGTACAACCGCTACGCCGAGCGCAAGGGGTTCAAGGTCACCCAACTGGACTACCAAGCTGGCGACGAGGCCGGCGTCAAGTCCGTGACCCTGCAGATCGAGGGGCTCTTCGCCTACGGGCTGCTCAAGGGCGAGACCGGCGTGCACCGGCTGATCCGCATCTCTCCCTTCGACTCCTCGGGTAGGCGGCACACCTCGTTCGCCTCGGTGGACGTCTACCCGGACATGGACGACGACATCGAGATCGAGGTCCGGGACGAGGACCTGCGCATCGACACCTTCCGGTCCAGCGGGCCCGGCGGCCAGTCGGTGAACAAGACCAGTTCGGCAGTGCGCATCACCCACATTCCCACGGGCATAGTGGCCCAGTGCCAGAACGAGAAGTCCCAGCACCGCAACAAGGCCACCGCCCTGCGCCTGGTCAAGGCCCGGCTGTACGAACGCGAATTGAAGAAGATCGAGGAGAGCCGCAGACAGGACTACCAGGCCAAGGAAGCCATCGCCTGGGGGAGCCAGATACGGACATACACCCTGCAACCGTATCGTTTGGTCAAGGACCACCGATCCAACAGCGAAAGCGGCAACGTTGATGCCTTCCTGGACGGTGACCTGGACGGAATGATCCGAAACTACCTACTATTCATCCATGCCCACGGACAAAAAAATTAA
- a CDS encoding PTS sugar transporter subunit IIA has protein sequence MVAKTDKKDGVIGVVLVTHGTFGETLLQAAETVMGPQENCLAVGVDVNKGVDETLEGVRKAIHSVEQGKGVLALTDLFGGSPTTMSLSLMKSENLEVITGVNLPMVVAALQARSMKLPELAEKVMNAGQQGIKVAGAMLRKKAKK, from the coding sequence ATGGTTGCAAAGACTGACAAAAAGGACGGCGTGATCGGCGTGGTGCTGGTCACCCACGGGACCTTCGGCGAGACCCTGCTTCAGGCCGCCGAAACGGTCATGGGGCCGCAGGAGAACTGCCTGGCCGTGGGCGTCGACGTGAACAAGGGCGTTGACGAGACCCTGGAAGGCGTGCGCAAGGCGATCCATTCCGTGGAGCAGGGCAAGGGCGTCCTGGCCTTGACCGACCTGTTCGGCGGCTCTCCCACGACCATGTCCCTGTCCCTCATGAAGTCGGAAAATCTCGAAGTCATCACCGGCGTCAACCTCCCCATGGTCGTGGCGGCCCTGCAGGCCCGGTCCATGAAGCTGCCCGAGCTGGCCGAAAAGGTCATGAACGCGGGCCAGCAGGGGATCAAGGTGGCCGGGGCGATGCTGCGCAAAAAAGCAAAGAAATAG
- a CDS encoding HU family DNA-binding protein has translation MNKSELIKALSEQKKMHVDEATKVVGAFVDSVKEALLRGDRVEIRGFGSFKIKDYEGYTGRNPKTGTVVQVRPKKLPFFRPGKELKEYINQ, from the coding sequence ATGAATAAGAGCGAATTGATCAAGGCTCTGTCAGAACAGAAAAAAATGCATGTGGACGAGGCCACCAAGGTGGTCGGCGCCTTCGTGGATTCCGTCAAGGAAGCCCTGCTTCGGGGCGATCGCGTGGAGATTCGCGGTTTTGGCAGCTTCAAGATCAAGGACTACGAAGGGTACACCGGACGCAACCCCAAGACCGGAACCGTCGTCCAGGTCAGACCCAAGAAACTTCCTTTCTTCCGTCCTGGCAAAGAGTTGAAGGAATACATCAACCAGTAG
- a CDS encoding PTS sugar transporter subunit IIC: MVRHGRFFFALFSQFRSSLSIGLLERPLVVGFFWGAATGEYTTSLYIAIFFELFWLDLIPAGTYIPPQLTAATFSALALTTWFGLDQPSRIMFVLFASMPLAWIGTKVEGWLREREQGSYNALLNWARNPDSKHLPGTLILRSMARGLVMSWASFLVAVLILKQGFDLVFSAYPSMFPPLGVTWAHLWVAASVGGLMALRLKRAYAILAAGVILFALYRFLPTL; encoded by the coding sequence CTGGTTCGCCATGGTCGCTTTTTTTTTGCCCTGTTTTCCCAGTTCCGCTCGTCCCTAAGCATCGGCCTGCTTGAGCGCCCCCTGGTGGTCGGCTTCTTCTGGGGCGCGGCCACCGGCGAGTACACCACCAGCCTGTACATCGCCATCTTCTTCGAACTCTTCTGGCTCGACCTCATCCCGGCCGGGACGTATATTCCGCCCCAGCTCACGGCGGCCACCTTTTCGGCCCTGGCCCTGACCACCTGGTTCGGCCTGGATCAGCCGTCACGGATCATGTTCGTGCTCTTTGCCAGCATGCCGTTGGCCTGGATCGGCACCAAGGTGGAGGGGTGGCTGCGAGAACGGGAGCAGGGGAGCTACAACGCGCTGCTCAACTGGGCGCGCAACCCGGACTCCAAACACCTGCCCGGCACGCTCATCCTGCGCTCCATGGCCAGGGGGCTGGTCATGAGCTGGGCAAGCTTCCTGGTGGCCGTGCTCATCCTCAAGCAGGGATTCGACCTTGTCTTCTCCGCGTATCCGAGCATGTTTCCGCCCTTGGGCGTGACCTGGGCCCACCTTTGGGTGGCCGCTTCGGTCGGCGGCCTCATGGCCCTTCGCCTGAAGCGGGCTTACGCCATCCTGGCGGCGGGCGTCATCCTCTTTGCCCTGTACCGCTTCCTGCCAACCTTGTAA
- the hpf gene encoding ribosome hibernation-promoting factor, HPF/YfiA family, with translation MNISFTFKNFEPSDHLKGYAEKRFEKVARYVSDAEADLQVNLLVDKFRHKADVILNSDRIHISAYEDSEDMYSTIDMVLDKLEAQLRKMREKMKNRPRQARPNKMVQMNYLSYEDIAPGSAPTIVGTDAYEPKPMSVDEAAMQLDARDNEFLVFLNAETDGVNVIYKRKNGDYGLIDPGN, from the coding sequence ATGAACATCAGCTTCACTTTCAAGAACTTCGAGCCTTCCGATCACCTCAAGGGTTATGCGGAAAAGCGTTTTGAAAAGGTAGCAAGATACGTTTCCGATGCGGAGGCCGATCTCCAGGTCAACCTGCTGGTCGACAAGTTCCGCCACAAGGCGGACGTGATCCTGAACTCGGATCGCATACATATCTCGGCCTATGAAGATTCGGAGGACATGTACTCCACCATCGACATGGTCCTGGACAAGCTGGAGGCCCAGCTGCGCAAGATGCGCGAAAAGATGAAGAATCGCCCCAGGCAGGCGCGTCCCAATAAGATGGTGCAGATGAACTACCTGTCCTACGAGGACATCGCTCCCGGTTCAGCGCCCACCATCGTCGGCACCGACGCATACGAGCCCAAGCCCATGTCCGTGGACGAGGCCGCCATGCAGCTGGATGCCCGTGACAACGAATTCCTGGTCTTCCTCAATGCGGAGACCGACGGCGTCAACGTGATATACAAGAGAAAGAACGGCGATTACGGCCTCATCGACCCCGGAAACTAA